A single genomic interval of Lucilia cuprina isolate Lc7/37 chromosome 2, ASM2204524v1, whole genome shotgun sequence harbors:
- the LOC111679778 gene encoding RNA-binding protein 7-like: MSYQYYMQHMQQLMALGVYIAPANYAPLAYMPIQNLEPTMHMARNDILIIESESDEEDDIDQRTLFCANLSEHVTEEILYEVFFQAGPLSKVHIPKQNGKNRSYGFVTYKYRCSVPYALKLYQGLVLFGKRLDIKFQGKNNSNACNKR; encoded by the coding sequence atgtcTTACCAATATTATATGCAACACATGCAACAATTGATGGCTTTGGGGGTATATATTGCTCCAGCAAATTATGCTCCTCTAGCATATATGCCCATACAAAACTTGGAACCTACTATGCACATGGCAAGGAATGATATCTTGATCATTGAAAGCGAAAGTGACGAGGAAGATGATATTGATCAAAGAACATTATTTTGTGCAAATCTCAGTGAACATGTTACAGAAGAAATATTATACGAAGTATTTTTCCAAGCCGGGCCTTTATCGAAAGTTCATATACCAAAACAGAATGGCAAGAATCGTTCATATGGTTTTGTTACATATAAGTATCGTTGCTCAGTGCCTTATGCTTTAAAACTATACCAAGGATTGGTATTATTTGGTAAACGTCtagatataaaatttcaaggaaaaaataattcaaacgCCTGCAATAAGAGATGA